A window of Aerococcus urinae contains these coding sequences:
- a CDS encoding ABC transporter permease translates to MTFKELYPKRRQSQQKRIFRHFKYIFNDHFILALAFILAALAFQYSQWLKTLTSFNPLYQWGWLVIATALVMGIGHLASFLQKADTVFLLAREADFKDYFSQALIYSLLLPTGIYALFVGLSYPFLFIHQGLSASQVLAIFVIMVGLKALQLRSVLENFHFYKPSQRRLLMVLTAAYSFCQLYFAVRGKIFLALAFVFVMIVIYYLTSKNWQGEKQWDWLKITSEESQRQERVNQVLSLFVDVPTGQKAVKRRKYLDPMLMTSKNNPYYFLYQRAFCRSQDYFNLWLRLTVLATLLLYFLPSHLLTYCLGLLMLYASHFQILPLYRRYYKHPLMKIYPLDQGQALPAFRRFLYLPLGLQTGLLAISLLISKSWQDSVIFLILAGLVIILFTQVYLPRRLRGKNRLLEKLHR, encoded by the coding sequence ATGACCTTTAAAGAGCTCTATCCCAAACGCCGTCAAAGTCAGCAAAAACGAATATTCCGTCATTTTAAATATATTTTCAATGACCACTTTATCCTAGCTTTGGCCTTTATTTTAGCGGCCTTGGCCTTTCAATATAGTCAGTGGCTAAAGACTTTGACCAGTTTTAACCCGCTTTACCAATGGGGCTGGCTAGTCATTGCTACGGCCTTAGTTATGGGAATAGGCCACTTAGCTAGCTTCCTTCAAAAGGCGGACACGGTTTTTTTACTCGCACGGGAAGCGGACTTTAAGGATTACTTTAGCCAAGCCTTAATCTATAGTTTACTGCTGCCGACTGGGATCTATGCCTTATTTGTGGGCTTATCTTATCCCTTCTTATTCATTCATCAAGGCTTGTCAGCGAGCCAGGTACTTGCCATCTTTGTGATAATGGTCGGTTTAAAGGCTCTCCAGTTACGTTCAGTTTTAGAAAATTTTCATTTTTACAAACCTAGCCAAAGACGACTCTTGATGGTTTTGACTGCAGCTTATAGCTTTTGTCAGTTGTATTTTGCCGTGCGTGGAAAAATCTTTTTGGCCCTGGCTTTTGTTTTTGTGATGATCGTCATCTATTATCTGACCAGTAAAAACTGGCAGGGTGAAAAGCAATGGGATTGGTTAAAGATTACAAGTGAGGAAAGCCAACGCCAAGAAAGGGTTAACCAGGTTTTGAGCTTGTTTGTTGATGTTCCTACGGGTCAAAAGGCGGTTAAGCGGCGGAAATACTTAGATCCAATGCTTATGACCAGTAAGAACAATCCCTATTATTTTCTCTACCAAAGGGCCTTTTGCCGGAGTCAAGATTATTTTAATTTATGGCTCAGACTCACTGTCCTAGCGACTCTCTTGCTTTATTTCTTACCTAGTCACCTGCTGACCTACTGTTTAGGCCTTTTAATGCTTTATGCCAGTCATTTTCAAATTTTACCGCTCTACCGTCGCTATTATAAGCACCCCTTAATGAAAATCTACCCCCTAGACCAGGGTCAAGCTTTACCTGCTTTTCGTCGCTTTTTATACCTGCCGCTAGGTTTGCAGACGGGCTTACTTGCTATCAGTTTATTAATTAGCAAATCTTGGCAGGACAGTGTGATTTTCTTGATTTTAGCGGGGTTAGTGATTATCCTTTTCACCCAGGTCTATTTACCCCGTCGTTTACGAGGAAAAAATCGTCTCTTGGAAAAATTACATAGATAA
- a CDS encoding ABC transporter ATP-binding protein, whose product MTLSVEHLSGGYSNYTVLHDLNFSVHAGEIVGLIGLNGAGKSTTIKHILGLLKPSAGEILVNGHSLAEDSQAYRQALSYIPEQPILYPELTLREHIQIIALAYHIDPDQAMANAKPLLERFRLTERLDWLPIHFSKGMKQKVMIVCAMLVDTMLYIIDEPFVGLDPLGIDDFTQLLLKKRQAGAAILMSTHILSSAEHYCDRFIFLHEGQIKAQGTLHEIRQRFNKADASLDELYVDLVRGQSHDL is encoded by the coding sequence ATGACACTATCTGTAGAACATTTAAGTGGGGGTTATAGTAATTATACGGTCCTCCACGATTTAAATTTTTCCGTTCATGCTGGTGAAATTGTCGGCTTGATTGGCTTGAATGGGGCTGGAAAATCGACCACTATTAAGCATATTTTAGGTCTGCTCAAGCCGAGTGCGGGGGAAATATTGGTGAATGGCCATTCACTGGCTGAGGATAGCCAGGCCTACCGCCAAGCCCTTAGCTATATCCCCGAACAACCCATCCTCTATCCAGAGCTCACTTTGCGCGAGCATATCCAAATCATCGCCTTGGCCTACCATATTGACCCTGACCAAGCCATGGCTAATGCCAAACCGCTCTTAGAACGTTTCCGTTTGACCGAACGCTTGGATTGGTTACCCATCCATTTTTCTAAGGGCATGAAGCAAAAGGTCATGATTGTCTGTGCCATGCTGGTGGATACCATGTTGTACATTATTGATGAACCCTTTGTCGGCTTAGATCCACTAGGAATCGATGACTTTACCCAATTATTACTGAAGAAACGCCAAGCCGGGGCAGCGATTTTAATGTCAACCCATATCCTGTCCAGCGCTGAACACTACTGTGACCGCTTTATCTTCCTTCATGAGGGGCAAATTAAGGCCCAAGGGACCTTGCATGAGATCCGTCAGCGCTTCAATAAGGCAGATGCTAGCTTGGATGAACTCTATGTTGACTTAGTAAGAGGGCAGAGCCATGACCTTTAA
- a CDS encoding HIT family protein → MEDCIFCKIANREIPTNLVYEDEVVTAFLDNSQVTKGHTLLVPKKHLKDIFDYDVKDAGAIFRRIPIIVEAIKKAYPDVQGINILNNNGEIAYQSVFHSHIHIIPRYQKEEGFAVKFTNNGDNYSDEDLAKIAKTINENIEV, encoded by the coding sequence ATGGAAGATTGCATTTTCTGTAAAATTGCAAACCGGGAAATCCCCACTAATCTAGTCTACGAAGACGAAGTAGTCACTGCTTTCTTAGATAATTCTCAAGTTACCAAGGGGCACACCCTACTCGTTCCCAAAAAACATTTAAAAGATATTTTTGACTACGATGTCAAAGATGCTGGCGCTATTTTTAGACGGATTCCTATTATTGTCGAAGCCATTAAGAAGGCCTACCCAGACGTTCAAGGGATTAACATCTTAAATAACAACGGTGAAATTGCCTATCAATCGGTCTTCCACTCTCACATTCACATCATTCCTCGCTACCAAAAAGAGGAAGGTTTTGCTGTCAAATTTACCAATAACGGTGACAATTATAGTGATGAAGACTTAGCCAAAATTGCTAAAACCATTAACGAAAATATTGAGGTGTAG
- a CDS encoding peptidylprolyl isomerase — MKFKKKFTLGLVSSLCAFTLAACQSQSNDSAVATGDDIKITQGQLNDQMKKVAGDQTLRQLILSEISKQEVGKDRYKEIEQETDQQIAATKAQVGDNDKFQNVLKSSGVPSEEAYKESLIQYTLTQEALKKNIPVSDEELKKAYEDYEPAAEISHILVEDENEAKDIIKQLDQGGDFSALAKEHSKDPGSKEKGGSLGQVEKGQMVKEFEDAAFKLNEGEYTKEPVKSQYGYHVIKLDKKGQKGSFEDEKDKLAEQVKNKKMQDPSTLLQVTSDLLKKYNIDIKDSDLKSALDQFKPKEEDKKADKNSKEESKDQDKKEENKDDQKQGQKEQDNSQSQSESDKK; from the coding sequence ATGAAATTTAAGAAAAAATTCACCCTAGGCCTAGTATCCAGTCTATGTGCCTTCACCCTGGCGGCTTGCCAAAGTCAAAGCAATGATAGCGCTGTGGCGACCGGTGATGATATTAAAATTACCCAAGGTCAACTGAATGACCAAATGAAGAAAGTTGCCGGCGATCAAACCCTTCGCCAACTCATCCTTTCTGAAATCTCTAAACAAGAAGTCGGCAAGGATCGCTATAAGGAAATTGAACAAGAAACTGACCAACAAATTGCAGCAACCAAGGCCCAAGTTGGTGACAATGACAAATTCCAAAATGTCCTCAAAAGTTCCGGCGTGCCTTCTGAAGAAGCCTACAAAGAATCACTAATCCAATACACCCTCACCCAAGAGGCCCTCAAGAAAAATATCCCAGTTTCTGACGAAGAATTAAAAAAAGCCTACGAAGACTATGAACCTGCTGCGGAAATTTCGCATATCTTAGTAGAAGATGAAAACGAAGCCAAGGATATCATCAAACAATTAGACCAAGGTGGCGACTTTAGTGCTTTAGCTAAAGAACACAGTAAAGACCCAGGCAGCAAAGAAAAAGGGGGATCTTTAGGCCAAGTTGAAAAAGGCCAAATGGTCAAAGAATTTGAAGATGCCGCCTTCAAACTAAACGAAGGCGAATACACCAAGGAACCGGTTAAATCTCAATACGGTTACCACGTCATTAAATTAGATAAAAAGGGTCAAAAAGGTAGCTTTGAAGATGAAAAAGATAAGCTAGCTGAACAAGTGAAGAATAAGAAAATGCAAGATCCTTCCACCCTCCTCCAAGTCACCAGTGATCTCTTGAAGAAATACAATATTGACATTAAGGACTCCGACCTAAAATCTGCACTCGACCAATTCAAACCTAAAGAAGAGGACAAGAAGGCAGATAAAAATTCCAAAGAAGAATCAAAAGACCAAGACAAAAAAGAAGAAAATAAAGACGACCAAAAACAAGGTCAAAAAGAACAAGATAATAGCCAAAGTCAGTCAGAATCTGATAAAAAATAG
- a CDS encoding glycosyltransferase family 8 protein, whose protein sequence is MNLLFAVDDHYVEPMLTTLYSIYKNTAKHDYQVYILQKQPLAAHDKIDRFLQAMGMTYHPVLIDPDIFQDAPVSKRYPETIYYRLLAHYFLPDQLEKILYLDADILCINDLVPLYETDLGDHLYGAASHAKLTKITDQINKLRLGNSQADHYYNSGVLLMNLKVIRQKVKAEDIFEFIKENRYQLILPDQDVLNALYSQYIFDLPDHFYNYDVRYSKLYELISEGEWPPDWVVNHSVLLHFCGKKKPWQSRHLDNFGLLYAHYDHKRKLFTHSK, encoded by the coding sequence ATGAACTTATTATTTGCCGTTGATGACCACTATGTGGAGCCTATGTTAACCACGCTTTACTCTATCTATAAAAACACAGCCAAGCATGACTATCAAGTCTATATCTTACAGAAGCAGCCCCTGGCGGCCCACGACAAAATCGATCGCTTTTTACAAGCTATGGGCATGACCTACCACCCGGTGCTTATTGATCCAGATATTTTTCAAGATGCACCGGTTTCTAAACGTTATCCAGAGACCATCTATTATCGCTTGCTAGCCCACTATTTCTTACCCGACCAGCTAGAAAAGATTCTCTATTTGGATGCGGATATTCTTTGCATCAATGACTTAGTGCCCTTATACGAGACCGACCTAGGCGATCATTTATATGGTGCGGCCAGCCACGCTAAACTAACTAAGATTACTGACCAGATTAATAAATTGCGCTTAGGGAATAGCCAGGCTGACCACTATTATAATTCTGGAGTTTTATTAATGAATCTTAAGGTTATCCGACAAAAGGTGAAGGCAGAGGATATTTTTGAGTTTATAAAGGAAAACCGCTATCAACTAATTCTACCTGACCAGGATGTCCTCAATGCCTTATACAGTCAGTATATTTTTGACTTACCCGACCATTTCTATAACTATGATGTCCGTTATAGCAAACTTTATGAATTGATTAGTGAAGGGGAGTGGCCTCCCGATTGGGTGGTTAACCACAGCGTTCTCTTACATTTTTGTGGGAAGAAAAAACCTTGGCAAAGTAGGCACTTAGATAACTTTGGCCTGCTTTATGCCCACTATGACCATAAACGGAAATTATTTACCCATTCCAAATAA
- a CDS encoding 3'-5' exoribonuclease YhaM family protein — MDKRLIYEIPQNEKFDLYILIKNANVRTDRNGRDFIAFTFQDKSGTIDGMYWSAMEDEVEAFQSGRVVRLKGHRELYNGQPQVKISGLRLAHDGEPNDPTLFIADGPMKVEDMKAEIEAGIKSIMHPVLKKIVGSIMTEYDDIFYQYPAAKRHHHAFVGGLAFHTVSMLRLAQAIAKLYPNVDKSLLYAGVILHDAAKVIEFVDPLSGDYSIEGNLIGHISLMGQKISLTAEQLGYRQDEEAVVLLKHMILAHHGRNEFGSPVTPRLLEAEILHRVDDLDAKINMMTSHLKDVEPGEFTPKIMGLEGRSFYHPSDDYYQNI, encoded by the coding sequence ATGGATAAGCGCTTAATTTATGAAATCCCTCAAAATGAAAAATTTGATCTCTATATTTTGATAAAAAATGCCAATGTACGTACTGACCGCAATGGACGCGACTTCATTGCCTTTACCTTCCAAGATAAGTCGGGAACTATTGATGGCATGTATTGGAGTGCTATGGAAGATGAAGTGGAGGCCTTTCAAAGTGGTCGGGTAGTCCGGTTAAAGGGGCACCGGGAATTATATAATGGTCAACCTCAAGTGAAGATTTCGGGTTTGCGTCTAGCCCATGATGGTGAACCCAATGACCCTACCTTGTTTATTGCTGACGGACCTATGAAGGTAGAAGATATGAAGGCTGAAATTGAAGCGGGGATCAAAAGCATTATGCACCCTGTGCTCAAGAAAATTGTGGGCAGCATCATGACCGAATACGATGATATTTTCTACCAATATCCAGCTGCCAAACGCCACCACCATGCCTTTGTTGGAGGATTAGCCTTCCACACCGTTTCCATGTTACGCCTGGCTCAAGCGATTGCTAAACTTTACCCTAATGTAGATAAAAGCTTGCTTTATGCCGGGGTTATCCTCCATGATGCCGCTAAGGTGATTGAATTTGTAGATCCTTTAAGTGGAGATTATTCGATTGAGGGGAACCTTATTGGCCATATCTCTTTGATGGGACAAAAAATTTCCCTCACCGCAGAACAGCTAGGCTACCGCCAAGATGAAGAAGCAGTGGTCTTACTCAAACATATGATTCTTGCCCACCACGGGAGGAATGAATTCGGTAGTCCAGTAACACCACGCCTCTTGGAAGCTGAAATCCTTCATCGGGTGGATGACCTGGATGCAAAGATTAATATGATGACCAGTCACTTAAAGGATGTTGAGCCTGGTGAATTTACGCCAAAAATTATGGGCTTAGAAGGACGTTCTTTCTACCATCCGAGTGATGACTATTACCAAAATATTTAA
- a CDS encoding ATP-binding protein, translating to MKLQAIDIFGYGKFVHRQFQLTDDFNVFLGPNGSGKSTLMSFVLSIMFGFPNQRRKGSRDFDTNDQVRFGGRLYFKDTQWGDCAIERTRANGKQVLKMSFAGQEAQEVDHFKQLFGDLTRDTYLAYFGFTEPDLMQFIWESEEDFARSLVNLGVTGKLSLRQEIDQLQADADSLYRPQGQNPKLNQEMVELERQNQDLLAARQEEDTYFDLDQELSEKKAALAEVQSAEQNARQSLMDLEKADQQSASDEERVALGFELAQYDGPRFSDQDVDQWQNIVNTKDRLVEEYQELNPEGFVIMDSVEAKAEPEEELNSGGQWISDHLGISDQMLAEARAYREQIRQNENLHDQIVEKRYQETRLLSALGAESIDELPRDFTDEEREEWQKRQKAIDSRRVFYKNTKAGLENLMEDRESLGQERQEISSNYDDFKATVYKYTQSWIRPIGMTLLAVGLICYAISLFHTSPFWRGAGMPALILGLIFVLIAWFQERKGKHYVNEEEKAYQLDLRDIDSETAEIQRQIDNQNQQIAELEEESKQFTEDLEAFLRAKGGSSYIMPLVWLQTDYVKQIEDLEEEINQLIHQSGAGAFGQAHQAEWSDYRQASNNQALSLDSLFQQFEDDYHNYRVYAANLDYEDQEQKAKQARLSQLADHIDQLEKTEENFLKQYNLSDRADLEKALTAYGQFKDKEARYQLLNQYLDKKASALNEDEAEVSEQIKATKDQINSYEGQRQALLADIARLENQLKQMKNSQALQAMEQDKQEQVDQSYDTAVAWASDTLAAKTMEEATLGQGQDTVQRVLAQANRYLFDLTNTKFEKMRYTDDSVEVYQPIQGQWISVNQLSRGEKALLFVAMRFAFLDAQLGHQDLPILIDEGFAHLDQEYRQNIYRFLKEKSLSRQIIVFTFDLEITQGLHSGQVHHLEA from the coding sequence ATGAAACTACAAGCAATCGACATCTTTGGCTATGGGAAATTTGTCCACCGCCAATTTCAATTGACGGATGACTTTAATGTTTTCCTAGGTCCAAACGGGTCGGGAAAATCCACTTTGATGAGCTTCGTTCTAAGTATCATGTTCGGTTTTCCCAACCAACGCCGTAAGGGGAGCCGTGATTTCGATACCAATGACCAAGTCCGTTTCGGGGGGCGTCTATATTTTAAGGATACCCAATGGGGCGATTGTGCCATTGAACGCACCCGGGCGAATGGTAAGCAAGTCTTAAAAATGTCTTTTGCAGGCCAAGAGGCCCAAGAAGTCGATCATTTTAAACAACTTTTTGGGGATTTGACCAGGGACACTTATTTAGCCTATTTTGGCTTTACTGAGCCTGATTTAATGCAATTTATCTGGGAATCGGAAGAAGATTTTGCCCGCAGTTTAGTCAACTTAGGTGTGACCGGTAAGCTCTCTCTCAGACAGGAAATCGACCAATTACAAGCGGACGCCGACAGCCTCTACCGGCCCCAAGGACAAAATCCTAAGCTTAATCAAGAAATGGTTGAATTAGAAAGACAAAACCAAGACTTGCTGGCTGCCCGTCAAGAGGAAGACACCTATTTTGACTTGGACCAAGAATTGTCAGAAAAAAAGGCGGCCTTGGCAGAAGTTCAGAGTGCTGAACAAAATGCTCGCCAAAGCTTAATGGACTTAGAAAAGGCTGACCAACAGAGCGCCTCTGATGAAGAGCGGGTGGCATTGGGCTTTGAACTTGCCCAATATGATGGACCACGTTTTTCAGACCAGGATGTTGACCAATGGCAAAACATTGTGAACACCAAAGACCGCTTGGTTGAGGAGTATCAGGAGCTTAACCCTGAAGGCTTTGTGATCATGGATTCTGTAGAAGCAAAGGCAGAGCCCGAAGAAGAACTGAATAGCGGAGGACAATGGATCAGCGACCATCTCGGCATTAGTGATCAAATGCTGGCAGAAGCCCGAGCTTACCGAGAACAAATTCGGCAAAATGAGAACCTCCATGATCAAATTGTCGAGAAACGTTACCAAGAAACTCGTTTACTTTCAGCTTTAGGAGCTGAATCCATCGATGAATTGCCGCGTGATTTCACCGATGAAGAGCGCGAAGAATGGCAAAAGCGCCAAAAAGCTATCGATAGCCGCCGGGTCTTCTACAAAAATACCAAAGCCGGCCTAGAAAACTTGATGGAAGACCGGGAAAGTCTTGGCCAAGAACGGCAAGAGATTTCCAGTAACTATGATGATTTCAAAGCCACTGTTTATAAATATACCCAGTCCTGGATTCGTCCGATTGGGATGACTTTATTAGCTGTTGGTCTAATTTGCTATGCGATTTCGCTCTTCCACACCAGCCCTTTCTGGCGGGGAGCAGGGATGCCAGCTTTAATACTTGGATTAATCTTTGTCTTAATTGCTTGGTTCCAAGAACGCAAAGGTAAACACTATGTTAATGAAGAAGAGAAGGCCTATCAATTAGACTTACGTGACATTGACAGTGAAACGGCTGAAATCCAACGACAAATCGATAATCAAAACCAACAAATCGCAGAACTAGAGGAAGAATCCAAGCAATTCACCGAGGATTTAGAAGCTTTCTTACGAGCTAAGGGTGGGTCTTCTTACATCATGCCCCTGGTTTGGCTACAAACCGACTATGTGAAACAAATTGAAGACCTGGAAGAGGAAATTAACCAACTAATCCATCAAAGTGGAGCAGGCGCTTTTGGTCAAGCCCACCAAGCGGAATGGTCAGATTACCGCCAAGCAAGCAATAATCAGGCCTTGTCACTGGACTCCTTATTCCAACAGTTTGAGGATGACTACCACAATTACCGGGTTTATGCGGCCAATCTTGATTATGAAGACCAAGAACAAAAAGCCAAGCAAGCCCGTCTCAGCCAGTTAGCTGACCATATTGACCAACTTGAAAAAACTGAGGAGAACTTCTTAAAACAATACAACTTAAGTGACCGTGCGGACCTAGAAAAGGCCTTGACTGCCTATGGTCAATTTAAGGACAAAGAAGCTCGCTACCAACTCTTAAACCAATATTTGGATAAAAAGGCTTCGGCTTTAAATGAAGATGAAGCGGAAGTTAGCGAACAAATTAAGGCCACAAAAGACCAAATCAATAGCTATGAAGGCCAAAGACAAGCCCTACTTGCTGATATTGCTCGGCTTGAAAATCAATTGAAGCAAATGAAAAACAGCCAAGCCTTACAAGCCATGGAACAAGACAAGCAAGAACAAGTTGACCAATCCTATGATACCGCAGTCGCTTGGGCTAGCGATACTTTGGCAGCTAAGACGATGGAGGAAGCGACTCTGGGACAAGGCCAAGATACGGTCCAACGAGTTCTTGCCCAAGCCAATCGCTATCTCTTCGATTTAACCAATACTAAATTTGAAAAGATGCGCTACACTGATGACAGTGTCGAAGTCTATCAACCCATTCAAGGCCAATGGATCAGCGTTAACCAACTCTCTCGGGGAGAGAAGGCTCTCTTATTCGTGGCTATGCGGTTTGCCTTTTTAGATGCCCAACTTGGGCACCAAGACCTACCGATTCTGATCGACGAAGGTTTTGCTCATTTAGACCAAGAATACCGGCAAAATATATATCGCTTCTTGAAAGAAAAGAGTCTATCCCGTCAAATTATTGTCTTTACCTTTGACCTAGAAATTACCCAAGGCTTACATTCCGGCCAAGTTCATCACTTAGAAGCATAG
- a CDS encoding metallophosphoesterase family protein, translating into MLRFVHAADLHLGQTMKKIKKQNHKVYQALKQATIDSYNRLIDIAINEEVDCVLLAGDLYDSPEGTLAEQFALVKGLERLDQAGIASFILFGNHDYKSQKEKHLALPASTRVFPRQVTTLEFTSARGDQVAITGFSYPKRWLREDYSQYFPKRYNHVDYHIGMFHGQERQGNSQQDHYAPFQKSHLQQLAYDYWALGHIHAAQQLSGQTPIVYPGNIQGTHFKETGPKGGVLVSLEPGKDPIIESIETTDWQFKVHQAIAPPIQGVSDLQTLFQKAYQDEVDQARAEGLHYVLRLHYRLDGSDSDSLAFWEDYAKDLFDQLQWQYQDQDDVFLADLRYEVKGAKTLDQASLYEQALMETLDYYQDPEAFDQALNELFDHPLWQRHLQPAISPSQFQEDVLAATRNKILLSLYQK; encoded by the coding sequence TTGTTACGCTTTGTTCATGCGGCTGACCTGCATCTCGGTCAAACAATGAAAAAAATAAAAAAACAAAACCATAAAGTGTACCAAGCCTTAAAGCAAGCGACTATTGACTCTTACAATCGGTTAATCGATATTGCTATCAATGAAGAGGTAGATTGTGTCTTATTAGCAGGGGACCTCTATGACAGTCCTGAGGGGACCTTGGCAGAACAGTTTGCCCTCGTTAAGGGCTTGGAGCGCTTGGACCAGGCGGGCATCGCCTCTTTTATTTTGTTTGGTAACCATGACTATAAGAGCCAAAAAGAAAAACACCTGGCCTTGCCAGCCTCTACCCGAGTCTTTCCTCGGCAGGTAACTACTTTAGAGTTTACTAGCGCTAGGGGGGACCAGGTGGCTATTACCGGCTTTTCCTACCCCAAACGCTGGTTAAGGGAAGATTATAGCCAATATTTTCCTAAGCGCTATAATCATGTTGATTACCATATTGGTATGTTTCATGGCCAAGAAAGACAGGGGAACAGCCAACAAGACCACTACGCCCCCTTTCAAAAAAGTCACTTACAACAGTTGGCCTATGATTACTGGGCCTTGGGGCATATTCATGCGGCCCAACAATTATCCGGGCAAACACCTATCGTCTATCCCGGCAATATCCAAGGGACCCATTTCAAAGAAACTGGTCCTAAAGGTGGTGTTCTCGTCTCACTTGAACCAGGAAAGGATCCAATCATTGAAAGCATCGAAACGACTGATTGGCAATTTAAAGTCCACCAAGCAATTGCACCTCCAATTCAAGGGGTGAGTGATTTGCAAACACTTTTCCAAAAAGCTTATCAAGACGAAGTGGACCAGGCAAGAGCAGAGGGCTTGCATTATGTCTTACGCCTTCACTATCGCCTGGATGGGTCAGACAGTGACAGCTTGGCTTTCTGGGAGGACTATGCTAAGGACTTATTCGACCAATTACAGTGGCAGTACCAGGACCAGGATGATGTTTTCCTGGCTGATTTGCGCTATGAAGTCAAAGGAGCAAAAACTTTGGACCAGGCCAGTTTATATGAACAGGCCTTGATGGAGACCCTCGACTACTATCAAGATCCAGAGGCCTTTGACCAGGCCTTAAATGAATTATTCGACCATCCACTTTGGCAGCGCCACTTGCAGCCGGCCATCTCACCAAGCCAGTTCCAAGAAGACGTCTTAGCCGCAACTAGAAATAAAATTTTACTCTCTCTCTATCAAAAATAA
- a CDS encoding YlbF family regulator produces the protein MANIYDTINQLERDIRELDAYDALSEAMDKLLNDDEARELYINFRNYQTNVQTKMQLGQELSEEDVKKAEDMQKTLANNAVLSELMQKEQQLNQYVEDVNQAVGRPIREIYDRANQATKLSSEDKDGE, from the coding sequence TTGGCAAATATTTACGATACCATTAACCAATTAGAACGTGATATTCGCGAATTAGACGCATATGACGCCTTAAGTGAGGCGATGGATAAGCTTCTTAATGATGACGAAGCGCGTGAACTCTATATTAATTTTAGAAACTACCAAACCAATGTCCAAACTAAGATGCAATTAGGCCAAGAGTTAAGTGAAGAGGATGTTAAGAAAGCTGAAGACATGCAAAAAACCTTGGCTAACAATGCAGTCTTAAGTGAGTTAATGCAAAAGGAACAACAACTCAATCAATACGTTGAAGATGTTAACCAAGCGGTTGGCCGTCCTATTCGAGAGATCTATGACCGTGCTAACCAAGCAACCAAACTCAGTTCAGAAGATAAAGATGGCGAATAA